Proteins found in one Aethina tumida isolate Nest 87 chromosome 1, icAetTumi1.1, whole genome shotgun sequence genomic segment:
- the LOC109594727 gene encoding far upstream element-binding protein 1 isoform X1, producing MSDYSAVAPPPQQNFNQSSAFAAALQRAKQIAAKIQPAGGQTDRSKRPLEDGPEPDAKKGPGLPVPTNQGPPLGRPPQSQGGMGGPMMGSGPQMNEDIKVPDKMVGLIIGRGGEQITRLQSESGCKIQMAPDSQGMPDRICSLSGTKEAVSRAKELIMSIVHQRGRNEGLDMNGPPMGGGGPSNHNNFQGMNNMNQGMGPGQGGGPGGRNFVEIMIPGPKVGLIIGKGGETIKQLQEKSGAKMVVIQDGPNQEQEKPLRITGDPSKVEYAKQLVYDLIAEKEMQNYNRRGGSGGGGGGRGSDRGPGGPGGPDQYNDYGGGPGGGNGGELEVLVPRQAVGVVIGKGGDMIKKIQAETGARVQFQQAREEGPGERRCYLSGNPKQVEQARLRIEELIDSVHHRDNDGGGGGAGRGHGGRGRGGRGGSGGRGSDGYDRGNRNGGGEYGGGAPWDDRQQGPPQQEVTFTVPSSKCGVIIGRGGETIKQINQQSGAFCGLDRRTQNGPNSNEKTFTIKGDPDQIEAAKRIISDKVQMPLNFVSSGGPNMSSNMQTAYPGMAPQGYNPQGGWGGVQGYQQPQQQQQQQWSGPAPGNDGPVGSGQQPGGGVQVNPATGQADYSLQWAEYYRSLGMHREAEMIELQAKSKAAGGAGTPAPGQNGPSTVQPAQTQPAAGSAAGGASQPDYSAQWAEYYRSIGKHKEAEAIEAQMKNKATSSVPASGNAATLTPGPAGQAPGSYQQQPYGAYQPPAGYYGGQAQGGVQTGVPQGGYGYPAYGYGAPTAGSAPSGGSDN from the exons atgagtGATTATTCAGCGGTAGCTCCGCCACCAcagcaaaattttaatcagtctTCAGCGTTTGCGGCCGCCTTACAAAGAGCTAAACAG ATCGCGGCTAAAATCCAGCCAGCAGGAGGTCAAACAGATAGGAGCAAAAGGCCTTTGGAAGACGGTCCGG AACCGGATGCGAAAAAAGGGCCAGGCTTGCCTGTACCAACAAATCAGGGACCTCCACTTGGTCGTCCACCCCAAAGCCAAGGTGGCATGGGTGGTCCGATGATGGGAAGTGGTCCACAAATGAACGAAGACATCAAAGTCCCAGATAAGATGGTTGGGCTTA TAATAGGTCGTGGTGGTGAACAGATCACGAGACTCCAGTCCGAGAGTGGTTGCAAAATACAAATGGCACCCGATTCGCAGGGCATGCCCGACCGCATCTGCTCCCTTTCGGGTACTAAAGAGGCAGTGTCACGCGCCAAGGAACTTATCATGAGCATAGTGCATCAACGGGGTCGCAACGAAGGCTTGGACATGAACGGTCCACCAATGGGTGGCGGCGGTCCTAGCAATCATAACAACTTCCAAG GAATGAACAATATGAATCAAGGCATGGGTCCTGGCCAGGGCGGCGGTCCAGGTGGGCGAAACTTTGTGGAAATAATGATTCCCGGCCCTAAAGTTGGTCTTATCATCGGCAAAGGGGGCGAAACCATAAAGCAATTGCAAGAGAAGAGTGGTGCCAAAATGGTCGTCATCCAGGACGGTCCCAATCAGGAGCAAGAGAAACCTCTTCGCATAACCGGTGATCCTAGTAAAGTTGAATATGCAAAACAACTTGTCTACGACCTCATAGCTGAAAAG GAAATGCAAAATTATAACAGACGAGGCGGCagcggcggcggcggtggcGGCCGTGGCAGCGACCGAGGACCTGGCGGGCCCGGCGGTCCGGATCAATACAACGATTACGGCGGCGGACCCGGTGGAGGAAATGGTGGAGAATTAGAAGTTCTCGTGCCAAGACAGGCCGTTGGTGTAGTCATTGGAAAAGGAGGCGATATGATCAAAAAGATACAGGCTGAAACTGGAGCGAGAGTACAATTTCAACAGGCCAGGGAGGAAGGTCCAGGCGAAAGGAGGTGCTATCTCTCAGGAAATCCTAAACAAGTAGAACAG GCTCGACTGAGAATTGAGGAATTGATCGACAGCGTTCACCATAGGGACAACGACGGAGGCGGTGGCGGTGCTGGTCGCGGTCACGGCGGGCGTGGTCGAGGTGGACGCGGCGGTAGCGGAGGACGAGGTAGCGACGGTTACGACCGGGGGAACAGGAATGGCGGTGGCGAATATGGCGGTGGCGCCCCATGGGACGACAGGCAACAGGGACCACCTCAACAAGAAGTCACATTCACCGTGCCCAGTTCGAAGTGTGGTGTGATCATTGGACGTG GTGGCGAAacgataaaacaaataaatcaacaatcaGGCGCCTTCTGTGGCCTGGATAGACGTACACAGAACGGTCCTAACTCGAACGAAAAAACCTTTACCATAAAAGGCGACCCGGACCAGATCGAGGCAGCCAAGCGAATAATCAGTGACAAAGTACAGATGCCGCTCAATTTTGTCTCCTCTGGCGGACCAAACATGTCGTCTAACATGCAGACCGCTTACCCCGGCATGGCGCCGCAGGGTTACAATCCACAAGGTGGTTGGGGCGGCGTTCAGGGCTACCAACAACCTCAACAGCAACAACAGCAACAATGGTCGGGTCCGGCACCCGGCAACGATGGTCCAGTTGGTAGTGGACAACAACCAGGTGGCGGTGTGCAGGTCAATCCGGCCACCGGTCAGGCCGACTACTCGTTACAGTGGGCGGAATACTACAGGTCACTAGGCATGCATCGCGAAGCCGAAATGATCGAATTACAG gctAAATCGAAAGCTGCAGGAGGTGCTGGTACTCCAGCGCCCGGACAAAACGGACCGTCGACGGTCCAACCTGCCCAGACGCAGCCGGCTGCGGGATCGGCGGCTGGCGGTGCTTCACAGCCGGACTATAGCGCCCAATGGGCAGAGTATTATCGAAGTATAGGGAAACATAAAGAAGCCGAAGCCATTGAAGCCCAAATGAAAAATAAG GCTACTTCCAGTGTTCCTGCAAGCGGCAACGCTGCGACATTGACGCCGGGACCAGCGGGACAAGCACCAGGTAGTTACCAGCAACAACCATATGGTGCATATCAACCCCCAGCTG GATACTACGGCGGTCAGGCGCAGGGCGGAGTACAGACTGGCGTGCCTCAAGGAGGCTATGGTTACCCAGCTTACGGTTACGGTGCCCCAACGGCGGGATCGGCACCCAGCGGCGGTAGCGACAACTAG
- the LOC109594727 gene encoding far upstream element-binding protein 1 isoform X4 has product MSDYSAVAPPPQQNFNQSSAFAAALQRAKQIAAKIQPAGGQTDRSKRPLEDGPGMNNMNQGMGPGQGGGPGGRNFVEIMIPGPKVGLIIGKGGETIKQLQEKSGAKMVVIQDGPNQEQEKPLRITGDPSKVEYAKQLVYDLIAEKEMQNYNRRGGSGGGGGGRGSDRGPGGPGGPDQYNDYGGGPGGGNGGELEVLVPRQAVGVVIGKGGDMIKKIQAETGARVQFQQAREEGPGERRCYLSGNPKQVEQARLRIEELIDSVHHRDNDGGGGGAGRGHGGRGRGGRGGSGGRGSDGYDRGNRNGGGEYGGGAPWDDRQQGPPQQEVTFTVPSSKCGVIIGRGGETIKQINQQSGAFCGLDRRTQNGPNSNEKTFTIKGDPDQIEAAKRIISDKVQMPLNFVSSGGPNMSSNMQTAYPGMAPQGYNPQGGWGGVQGYQQPQQQQQQQWSGPAPGNDGPVGSGQQPGGGVQVNPATGQADYSLQWAEYYRSLGMHREAEMIELQAKSKAAGGAGTPAPGQNGPSTVQPAQTQPAAGSAAGGASQPDYSAQWAEYYRSIGKHKEAEAIEAQMKNKATSSVPASGNAATLTPGPAGQAPGSYQQQPYGAYQPPAGYYGGQAQGGVQTGVPQGGYGYPAYGYGAPTAGSAPSGGSDN; this is encoded by the exons atgagtGATTATTCAGCGGTAGCTCCGCCACCAcagcaaaattttaatcagtctTCAGCGTTTGCGGCCGCCTTACAAAGAGCTAAACAG ATCGCGGCTAAAATCCAGCCAGCAGGAGGTCAAACAGATAGGAGCAAAAGGCCTTTGGAAGACGGTCCGG GAATGAACAATATGAATCAAGGCATGGGTCCTGGCCAGGGCGGCGGTCCAGGTGGGCGAAACTTTGTGGAAATAATGATTCCCGGCCCTAAAGTTGGTCTTATCATCGGCAAAGGGGGCGAAACCATAAAGCAATTGCAAGAGAAGAGTGGTGCCAAAATGGTCGTCATCCAGGACGGTCCCAATCAGGAGCAAGAGAAACCTCTTCGCATAACCGGTGATCCTAGTAAAGTTGAATATGCAAAACAACTTGTCTACGACCTCATAGCTGAAAAG GAAATGCAAAATTATAACAGACGAGGCGGCagcggcggcggcggtggcGGCCGTGGCAGCGACCGAGGACCTGGCGGGCCCGGCGGTCCGGATCAATACAACGATTACGGCGGCGGACCCGGTGGAGGAAATGGTGGAGAATTAGAAGTTCTCGTGCCAAGACAGGCCGTTGGTGTAGTCATTGGAAAAGGAGGCGATATGATCAAAAAGATACAGGCTGAAACTGGAGCGAGAGTACAATTTCAACAGGCCAGGGAGGAAGGTCCAGGCGAAAGGAGGTGCTATCTCTCAGGAAATCCTAAACAAGTAGAACAG GCTCGACTGAGAATTGAGGAATTGATCGACAGCGTTCACCATAGGGACAACGACGGAGGCGGTGGCGGTGCTGGTCGCGGTCACGGCGGGCGTGGTCGAGGTGGACGCGGCGGTAGCGGAGGACGAGGTAGCGACGGTTACGACCGGGGGAACAGGAATGGCGGTGGCGAATATGGCGGTGGCGCCCCATGGGACGACAGGCAACAGGGACCACCTCAACAAGAAGTCACATTCACCGTGCCCAGTTCGAAGTGTGGTGTGATCATTGGACGTG GTGGCGAAacgataaaacaaataaatcaacaatcaGGCGCCTTCTGTGGCCTGGATAGACGTACACAGAACGGTCCTAACTCGAACGAAAAAACCTTTACCATAAAAGGCGACCCGGACCAGATCGAGGCAGCCAAGCGAATAATCAGTGACAAAGTACAGATGCCGCTCAATTTTGTCTCCTCTGGCGGACCAAACATGTCGTCTAACATGCAGACCGCTTACCCCGGCATGGCGCCGCAGGGTTACAATCCACAAGGTGGTTGGGGCGGCGTTCAGGGCTACCAACAACCTCAACAGCAACAACAGCAACAATGGTCGGGTCCGGCACCCGGCAACGATGGTCCAGTTGGTAGTGGACAACAACCAGGTGGCGGTGTGCAGGTCAATCCGGCCACCGGTCAGGCCGACTACTCGTTACAGTGGGCGGAATACTACAGGTCACTAGGCATGCATCGCGAAGCCGAAATGATCGAATTACAG gctAAATCGAAAGCTGCAGGAGGTGCTGGTACTCCAGCGCCCGGACAAAACGGACCGTCGACGGTCCAACCTGCCCAGACGCAGCCGGCTGCGGGATCGGCGGCTGGCGGTGCTTCACAGCCGGACTATAGCGCCCAATGGGCAGAGTATTATCGAAGTATAGGGAAACATAAAGAAGCCGAAGCCATTGAAGCCCAAATGAAAAATAAG GCTACTTCCAGTGTTCCTGCAAGCGGCAACGCTGCGACATTGACGCCGGGACCAGCGGGACAAGCACCAGGTAGTTACCAGCAACAACCATATGGTGCATATCAACCCCCAGCTG GATACTACGGCGGTCAGGCGCAGGGCGGAGTACAGACTGGCGTGCCTCAAGGAGGCTATGGTTACCCAGCTTACGGTTACGGTGCCCCAACGGCGGGATCGGCACCCAGCGGCGGTAGCGACAACTAG
- the LOC126264445 gene encoding nucleoside diphosphate kinase 7-like: MYVALNLQLVLMSLKKDFAYNDKLSFVAEWHHQENIIILTLNFYPIDGTLELLDPHGHKCFLKRTKIKNIELKDVYPCTTLVIFGRMIRVVDYMNCFTQSFIGSTQERALIIIKPLVKYQQYGEIISVMERHFRIANIKRIMLNEEYAFELYSGPSFSNDKNTAFLRNHIASGPIVVLELVSENAIQNGLKLLGPSDPVIGRKEAPNSLRAIYGYERVTNAFHLSTTPEEINREITLLLRNRSAPITAEIGNNTICLIKPHVVRNKMLGEIMTYICKRNFTITMIQIFYLERNEAEEFLEVYRSVVENFDRLVDSLLCGPCVGLEIGTLDPNVPAQPTFREVCGPHDPDIARQIRPGTIRAQFGVDKFNNAVHCTDLAEDAAIDLEYFFKILQ, translated from the coding sequence ATGTATGTTGctcttaatttacaattagtaCTCATGTCGTTGAAGAAGGACTTTGCGTACAACGATAAATTGTCGTTTGTGGCTGAATGGCATCATCAAGagaacataataatattaacattaaatttctatCCGATAGACGGCACTTTAGAATTATTGGACCCACACGGCCACAAATGCTTTTTGAAAAGGacgaagataaaaaatatcgaaCTGAAGGATGTGTATCCGTGCACCACCTTGGTAATTTTTGGTAGGATGATACGTGTCGTGGACTATATGAATTGTTTCACTCAAAGTTTTATTGGATCCACTCAAGAACGtgcgttaataataataaagccgTTGGTTAAATATCAGCAGTACGGTGAAATTATATCGGTTATGGAAAGACATTTTCGCATTGCCAACATAAAAAGAATCATGCTTAACGAAGAATACGCATTTGAACTGTACTCAGGCCCCAGTTTTTCAAACGATAAGAACACGGCCTTCCTTAGAAACCACATAGCATCCGGTCCAATAGTCGTTCTGGAGTTGGTGAGCGAAAATGCCATTCAGAACGGTCTGAAACTGCTGGGACCATCCGATCCCGTGATAGGAAGAAAAGAGGCACCCAACAGCCTTAGGGCCATATACGGCTACGAAAGAGTGACGAACGCCTTCCACCTTTCAACGACTCCGGAAGAAATAAATCGAGAAATCACTCTGTTACTAAGAAATCGCAGCGCGCCTATAACGGCGGAAATCGGCAACAACACGATATGTCTGATAAAACCGCACGTGGTCCGTAACAAAATGCTAGGCGAAATCATGACCTACATATGCAAACGGAACTTCACCATCACGatgatacaaatattttatttggaacgCAACGAGGCCGAAGAGTTTTTAGAAGTGTACCGCAGCGTTGTGGAAAACTTCGACCGTTTAGTGGACAGTCTTCTGTGTGGCCCGTGCGTCGGCTTGGAAATTGGAACGTTGGACCCTAATGTGCCGGCCCAGCCGACTTTCAGAGAGGTGTGTGGGCCGCACGATCCCGATATTGCACGCCAGATTAGACCCGGCACGATACGAGCCCAGTTCGGGGTGGATAAGTTCAACAACGCAGTGCACTGCACTGACTTAGCAGAGGATGCTGCAATCGACTtggaatatttctttaaaattttacaataa
- the LOC109594727 gene encoding far upstream element-binding protein 3 isoform X3: protein MGGPMMGSGPQMNEDIKVPDKMVGLIIGRGGEQITRLQSESGCKIQMAPDSQGMPDRICSLSGTKEAVSRAKELIMSIVHQRGRNEGLDMNGPPMGGGGPSNHNNFQGMNNMNQGMGPGQGGGPGGRNFVEIMIPGPKVGLIIGKGGETIKQLQEKSGAKMVVIQDGPNQEQEKPLRITGDPSKVEYAKQLVYDLIAEKEMQNYNRRGGSGGGGGGRGSDRGPGGPGGPDQYNDYGGGPGGGNGGELEVLVPRQAVGVVIGKGGDMIKKIQAETGARVQFQQAREEGPGERRCYLSGNPKQVEQARLRIEELIDSVHHRDNDGGGGGAGRGHGGRGRGGRGGSGGRGSDGYDRGNRNGGGEYGGGAPWDDRQQGPPQQEVTFTVPSSKCGVIIGRGGETIKQINQQSGAFCGLDRRTQNGPNSNEKTFTIKGDPDQIEAAKRIISDKVQMPLNFVSSGGPNMSSNMQTAYPGMAPQGYNPQGGWGGVQGYQQPQQQQQQQWSGPAPGNDGPVGSGQQPGGGVQVNPATGQADYSLQWAEYYRSLGMHREAEMIELQAKSKAAGGAGTPAPGQNGPSTVQPAQTQPAAGSAAGGASQPDYSAQWAEYYRSIGKHKEAEAIEAQMKNKATSSVPASGNAATLTPGPAGQAPGSYQQQPYGAYQPPAGYYGGQAQGGVQTGVPQGGYGYPAYGYGAPTAGSAPSGGSDN, encoded by the exons ATGGGTGGTCCGATGATGGGAAGTGGTCCACAAATGAACGAAGACATCAAAGTCCCAGATAAGATGGTTGGGCTTA TAATAGGTCGTGGTGGTGAACAGATCACGAGACTCCAGTCCGAGAGTGGTTGCAAAATACAAATGGCACCCGATTCGCAGGGCATGCCCGACCGCATCTGCTCCCTTTCGGGTACTAAAGAGGCAGTGTCACGCGCCAAGGAACTTATCATGAGCATAGTGCATCAACGGGGTCGCAACGAAGGCTTGGACATGAACGGTCCACCAATGGGTGGCGGCGGTCCTAGCAATCATAACAACTTCCAAG GAATGAACAATATGAATCAAGGCATGGGTCCTGGCCAGGGCGGCGGTCCAGGTGGGCGAAACTTTGTGGAAATAATGATTCCCGGCCCTAAAGTTGGTCTTATCATCGGCAAAGGGGGCGAAACCATAAAGCAATTGCAAGAGAAGAGTGGTGCCAAAATGGTCGTCATCCAGGACGGTCCCAATCAGGAGCAAGAGAAACCTCTTCGCATAACCGGTGATCCTAGTAAAGTTGAATATGCAAAACAACTTGTCTACGACCTCATAGCTGAAAAG GAAATGCAAAATTATAACAGACGAGGCGGCagcggcggcggcggtggcGGCCGTGGCAGCGACCGAGGACCTGGCGGGCCCGGCGGTCCGGATCAATACAACGATTACGGCGGCGGACCCGGTGGAGGAAATGGTGGAGAATTAGAAGTTCTCGTGCCAAGACAGGCCGTTGGTGTAGTCATTGGAAAAGGAGGCGATATGATCAAAAAGATACAGGCTGAAACTGGAGCGAGAGTACAATTTCAACAGGCCAGGGAGGAAGGTCCAGGCGAAAGGAGGTGCTATCTCTCAGGAAATCCTAAACAAGTAGAACAG GCTCGACTGAGAATTGAGGAATTGATCGACAGCGTTCACCATAGGGACAACGACGGAGGCGGTGGCGGTGCTGGTCGCGGTCACGGCGGGCGTGGTCGAGGTGGACGCGGCGGTAGCGGAGGACGAGGTAGCGACGGTTACGACCGGGGGAACAGGAATGGCGGTGGCGAATATGGCGGTGGCGCCCCATGGGACGACAGGCAACAGGGACCACCTCAACAAGAAGTCACATTCACCGTGCCCAGTTCGAAGTGTGGTGTGATCATTGGACGTG GTGGCGAAacgataaaacaaataaatcaacaatcaGGCGCCTTCTGTGGCCTGGATAGACGTACACAGAACGGTCCTAACTCGAACGAAAAAACCTTTACCATAAAAGGCGACCCGGACCAGATCGAGGCAGCCAAGCGAATAATCAGTGACAAAGTACAGATGCCGCTCAATTTTGTCTCCTCTGGCGGACCAAACATGTCGTCTAACATGCAGACCGCTTACCCCGGCATGGCGCCGCAGGGTTACAATCCACAAGGTGGTTGGGGCGGCGTTCAGGGCTACCAACAACCTCAACAGCAACAACAGCAACAATGGTCGGGTCCGGCACCCGGCAACGATGGTCCAGTTGGTAGTGGACAACAACCAGGTGGCGGTGTGCAGGTCAATCCGGCCACCGGTCAGGCCGACTACTCGTTACAGTGGGCGGAATACTACAGGTCACTAGGCATGCATCGCGAAGCCGAAATGATCGAATTACAG gctAAATCGAAAGCTGCAGGAGGTGCTGGTACTCCAGCGCCCGGACAAAACGGACCGTCGACGGTCCAACCTGCCCAGACGCAGCCGGCTGCGGGATCGGCGGCTGGCGGTGCTTCACAGCCGGACTATAGCGCCCAATGGGCAGAGTATTATCGAAGTATAGGGAAACATAAAGAAGCCGAAGCCATTGAAGCCCAAATGAAAAATAAG GCTACTTCCAGTGTTCCTGCAAGCGGCAACGCTGCGACATTGACGCCGGGACCAGCGGGACAAGCACCAGGTAGTTACCAGCAACAACCATATGGTGCATATCAACCCCCAGCTG GATACTACGGCGGTCAGGCGCAGGGCGGAGTACAGACTGGCGTGCCTCAAGGAGGCTATGGTTACCCAGCTTACGGTTACGGTGCCCCAACGGCGGGATCGGCACCCAGCGGCGGTAGCGACAACTAG
- the LOC109594727 gene encoding far upstream element-binding protein 1 isoform X2 yields MSDYSAVAPPPQQNFNQSSAFAAALQRAKQIAAKIQPAGGQTDRSKRPLEDGPEPDAKKGPGLPVPTNQGPPLGRPPQSQGGMGGPMMGSGPQMNEDIKVPDKMVGLIIGRGGEQITRLQSESGCKIQMAPDSQGMPDRICSLSGTKEAVSRAKELIMSIVHQRGRNEGLDMNGPPMGGGGPSNHNNFQGMNNMNQGMGPGQGGGPGGRNFVEIMIPGPKVGLIIGKGGETIKQLQEKSGAKMVVIQDGPNQEQEKPLRITGDPSKVEYAKQLVYDLIAEKEMQNYNRRGGSGGGGGGRGSDRGPGGPGGPDQYNDYGGGPGGGNGGELEVLVPRQAVGVVIGKGGDMIKKIQAETGARVQFQQAREEGPGERRCYLSGNPKQVEQARLRIEELIDSVHHRDNDGGGGGAGRGHGGRGRGGRGGSGGRGSDGYDRGNRNGGGEYGGGAPWDDRQQGPPQQEVTFTVPSSKCGVIIGRGGETIKQINQQSGAFCGLDRRTQNGPNSNEKTFTIKGDPDQIEAAKRIISDKVQMPLNFVSSGGPNMSSNMQTAYPGMAPQGYNPQGGWGGVQGYQQPQQQQQQQWSGPAPGNDGPVGSGQQPGGGVQVNPATGQADYSLQWAEYYRSLGMHREAEMIELQAKSKAAGGAGTPAPGQNGPSTVQPAQTQPAAGSAAGGASQPDYSAQWAEYYRSIGKHKEAEAIEAQMKNKATSSVPASGNAATLTPGPAGQAPGYYGGQAQGGVQTGVPQGGYGYPAYGYGAPTAGSAPSGGSDN; encoded by the exons atgagtGATTATTCAGCGGTAGCTCCGCCACCAcagcaaaattttaatcagtctTCAGCGTTTGCGGCCGCCTTACAAAGAGCTAAACAG ATCGCGGCTAAAATCCAGCCAGCAGGAGGTCAAACAGATAGGAGCAAAAGGCCTTTGGAAGACGGTCCGG AACCGGATGCGAAAAAAGGGCCAGGCTTGCCTGTACCAACAAATCAGGGACCTCCACTTGGTCGTCCACCCCAAAGCCAAGGTGGCATGGGTGGTCCGATGATGGGAAGTGGTCCACAAATGAACGAAGACATCAAAGTCCCAGATAAGATGGTTGGGCTTA TAATAGGTCGTGGTGGTGAACAGATCACGAGACTCCAGTCCGAGAGTGGTTGCAAAATACAAATGGCACCCGATTCGCAGGGCATGCCCGACCGCATCTGCTCCCTTTCGGGTACTAAAGAGGCAGTGTCACGCGCCAAGGAACTTATCATGAGCATAGTGCATCAACGGGGTCGCAACGAAGGCTTGGACATGAACGGTCCACCAATGGGTGGCGGCGGTCCTAGCAATCATAACAACTTCCAAG GAATGAACAATATGAATCAAGGCATGGGTCCTGGCCAGGGCGGCGGTCCAGGTGGGCGAAACTTTGTGGAAATAATGATTCCCGGCCCTAAAGTTGGTCTTATCATCGGCAAAGGGGGCGAAACCATAAAGCAATTGCAAGAGAAGAGTGGTGCCAAAATGGTCGTCATCCAGGACGGTCCCAATCAGGAGCAAGAGAAACCTCTTCGCATAACCGGTGATCCTAGTAAAGTTGAATATGCAAAACAACTTGTCTACGACCTCATAGCTGAAAAG GAAATGCAAAATTATAACAGACGAGGCGGCagcggcggcggcggtggcGGCCGTGGCAGCGACCGAGGACCTGGCGGGCCCGGCGGTCCGGATCAATACAACGATTACGGCGGCGGACCCGGTGGAGGAAATGGTGGAGAATTAGAAGTTCTCGTGCCAAGACAGGCCGTTGGTGTAGTCATTGGAAAAGGAGGCGATATGATCAAAAAGATACAGGCTGAAACTGGAGCGAGAGTACAATTTCAACAGGCCAGGGAGGAAGGTCCAGGCGAAAGGAGGTGCTATCTCTCAGGAAATCCTAAACAAGTAGAACAG GCTCGACTGAGAATTGAGGAATTGATCGACAGCGTTCACCATAGGGACAACGACGGAGGCGGTGGCGGTGCTGGTCGCGGTCACGGCGGGCGTGGTCGAGGTGGACGCGGCGGTAGCGGAGGACGAGGTAGCGACGGTTACGACCGGGGGAACAGGAATGGCGGTGGCGAATATGGCGGTGGCGCCCCATGGGACGACAGGCAACAGGGACCACCTCAACAAGAAGTCACATTCACCGTGCCCAGTTCGAAGTGTGGTGTGATCATTGGACGTG GTGGCGAAacgataaaacaaataaatcaacaatcaGGCGCCTTCTGTGGCCTGGATAGACGTACACAGAACGGTCCTAACTCGAACGAAAAAACCTTTACCATAAAAGGCGACCCGGACCAGATCGAGGCAGCCAAGCGAATAATCAGTGACAAAGTACAGATGCCGCTCAATTTTGTCTCCTCTGGCGGACCAAACATGTCGTCTAACATGCAGACCGCTTACCCCGGCATGGCGCCGCAGGGTTACAATCCACAAGGTGGTTGGGGCGGCGTTCAGGGCTACCAACAACCTCAACAGCAACAACAGCAACAATGGTCGGGTCCGGCACCCGGCAACGATGGTCCAGTTGGTAGTGGACAACAACCAGGTGGCGGTGTGCAGGTCAATCCGGCCACCGGTCAGGCCGACTACTCGTTACAGTGGGCGGAATACTACAGGTCACTAGGCATGCATCGCGAAGCCGAAATGATCGAATTACAG gctAAATCGAAAGCTGCAGGAGGTGCTGGTACTCCAGCGCCCGGACAAAACGGACCGTCGACGGTCCAACCTGCCCAGACGCAGCCGGCTGCGGGATCGGCGGCTGGCGGTGCTTCACAGCCGGACTATAGCGCCCAATGGGCAGAGTATTATCGAAGTATAGGGAAACATAAAGAAGCCGAAGCCATTGAAGCCCAAATGAAAAATAAG GCTACTTCCAGTGTTCCTGCAAGCGGCAACGCTGCGACATTGACGCCGGGACCAGCGGGACAAGCACCAG GATACTACGGCGGTCAGGCGCAGGGCGGAGTACAGACTGGCGTGCCTCAAGGAGGCTATGGTTACCCAGCTTACGGTTACGGTGCCCCAACGGCGGGATCGGCACCCAGCGGCGGTAGCGACAACTAG